From a region of the Helianthus annuus cultivar XRQ/B chromosome 5, HanXRQr2.0-SUNRISE, whole genome shotgun sequence genome:
- the LOC110939538 gene encoding uncharacterized protein LOC110939538, producing MASDPLVSESVFSVKGCKWLPSKCNIFIWRAALERIPTKQALVRRNIPVDSEDCVFCEEVSESVDRLFTAYSSFLWVWNRLCEWVKIPPIYAFSFKDLLDYHNSFGGNSKTKEIVRGLVVVSCWCLWKARNSKIFSNGRGDCAEIFGKVKSLSFFWLKNRSCHRDLVWREWCKFPLYMM from the coding sequence ATGGCTTCGGATCCGTTGGTTTCCGAGTCCGTTTTCTCGGTGAAGGGGTGTAAGTGGCTTCCGTCAAAATGCAATATATTTATTTGGAGGGCGGCTCTCGAGCGTATTCCGACTAAACAAGCTTTGGTTAGAAGAAACATTCCGGTTGACTCTGAAGATTGCGTTTTCTGTGAGGAAGTGTCCGAATCTGTTGATCGCCTTTTCACGGCCTATTCTTCATTTTTATGGGTTTGGAACCGTCTTTGTGAGTGGGTTAAAATCCCTCCTATTTATGCTTTTTCCTTCAAGGACCTGCTCGACTATCATAATAGTTTTGGAGGAAATTCGAAGACGAAGGAGATAGTTCGGGGTCTTGTGGTGGTTTCTTGTTGGTGCTTATGGAAAGCTAGGAACTCGAAGATCTTCTCTAACGGTAGAGGCGATTGCGCTGAAATCTTTGGGAAAGTGAAGTCTCTTAGTTTTTTTTGGTTAAAAAATAGGTCCTGTCATAGAGACTTAGTTTGGAGAGAATGGTGTAAGTTTCCTTTGTATATGATGTAA